GTGCCTCCCTGAACTGATCCGGCTGGGCCACCCAGCCGACGCCGTTGGCGATGACCTTCTGGATTTGCGGCTGGTGGTACACCGGGTATTCCTGGTCACCGGGACTGAAGTAGAAGATTCGGCCCTTTCCCCTGGAGAACGTCACGCCGGAGCGGAACACCTCGCCGCCGGCGAAAGAGCTGATGAAGATCAGGTCGTCGGGTTCCGGAATGTCGAACAGTTCGCCATACATTTCCTGCTTGGGGATGACGATGGGGCTTTCGATGCCGGCCGCGATCGGGTGGGAAGGCTTGACCGTCCACACGAGTTCGCGTTCGCCTTCGTTGCGCCACTTCAGCGAGCACGTGGTGCCCAGCAGCCTGGTGAAGATCTTGGCGAAGTGCCCCGAGTGCAGGACTACCAAGCCCATGCCACCCAGCACGTGGCGCTGCACTCGCTCCACCACCTCGTCGCTGACTTCCTGGTGCGCGATGTGACCCCACCACAGCAGGACGTCGGTCTGCTCCAGGACCTCCTCGGAGAGCCCGTGCTCGGGATCGGCCAGGGTGGCTGTGGAGATTTCGGAGTCCGGGTAGTAGGCGCGGAGCCCGGCGGCGATGGCGCCGTGGATCCCTTCGGGGTACATCTCGCCGATGGTTGCAGGCTCGTTGCGGGCCTCGTGCACGGCCTCGTTCCAGACAACAATCCTGAGTTTTGAATCAGTCATATCAGAGCACCACTTCACGTTTTTCGAGGGCGGATTTGTAGCAGGCATCAAGAATCAGGGCGCGGCTGAGGGCAAGTGACCCGTCGTGGCCGCCCCACACTGTCTCGCCGCCGCGCACGGCGGCAACGAAGTCGTCGACGACGGCCTGGTGGGCGCGGCCGGGTTCGGCCACCACTTCAAAGTCGGCGTTTT
Above is a window of Arthrobacter sp. FB24 DNA encoding:
- a CDS encoding ThuA domain-containing protein translates to MTDSKLRIVVWNEAVHEARNEPATIGEMYPEGIHGAIAAGLRAYYPDSEISTATLADPEHGLSEEVLEQTDVLLWWGHIAHQEVSDEVVERVQRHVLGGMGLVVLHSGHFAKIFTRLLGTTCSLKWRNEGERELVWTVKPSHPIAAGIESPIVIPKQEMYGELFDIPEPDDLIFISSFAGGEVFRSGVTFSRGKGRIFYFSPGDQEYPVYHQPQIQKVIANGVGWVAQPDQFREAPEVSNPALGWFEEA